CTGGTTTGTTTTCCCATATGGAAGGCAGAGTAGATCTTATCTTTAGAAAAATTTAACTCGGGTATACCATTTACCAATTCTTTTGAACACGTATTGTTTAtagttttgaaatttagatgatttagtctttaATGTCAtagccagttttgatcattcaTTGCAATCATGCATATTAGTTTAGAAATCTTGTTTTTCCAATTCATTCTATATGAATTTCATATTCTACTACTAGTCAACAAAGTATTCCCCTGCTGatccttaactagacatgcatgcaTTTGGAAATCAATTGTGTAACTATTGTCACAAATTTGATTAATACTTATTAGATTACAGTAAAGATtttttaccaatagtacattattAATAGTTAAGTTAGCATgaataatcttacccttacccacgaTTTTATCTTTTCTATTATCACCAAAGGTTATCTTTGGCCCTGTGTATTTGATTACATCCGTTAATAACCGTCTGTTATCGGTCATATGTTTGGAGAATCCACTGTCCAGGTACCAGACCGATTCTTACAAGGAACTTTTCTATACAACCtgcaaataaaattttacatctTGGTACCCAAAATTAATTGGGTCTGTGGTTCATCAGTCTTTTGGGAATCTAGATTTGTGTTATCTTTATGGATTTCCCACTTTGGGTTGTTAATAGGGCATAGTTGTCGGACTTGGAAGATGCTTTTCTGCCTGCTGATGATTTCTTAGCTTTTTGAGATGGTTTTTGATGAAATTTCCTTGACTCTCTGTTAGGTTTTTCTTTGCTAGATCGACTGATTGTTAACTTCTCAAGCTTCAGCCACCTGACAGTTGGCCTTACATACATTATTACATCTCTTGAAGCTAATACATCACAGTTGTGATTAGTTTCCTGTATCAGCTAAATGtcccttgacaaagcttatagtCTTAAACTCGCCTTTAACTGGGTTCAGCTTGTGATTGGACTTGTCTGGGCAACCTTAGTCAAATCCCAAACCGAATTTGCATCTGGCAGGTCTTTGTTAAGTAATCAGCTTTTTGACGGCTTCCCTAGACTTTGTCCAGGAACTAACCACATAGTTATATTTGGTTTtctaaagaaatatttttaatggtttctttgagcttctcattctcagatgagaacTCAGTCATGATACTTTCCTAAGATTTTTTTTGAGTATCTTGGGATGAGGTGATGTTATCATATGCCTGTTTCACTTTTATTTCATCAAATGTGATTGATAGCTTcatgtactcaatgaccatgtcattgagtgtattTATCAACTCATCTCTTGAAAACTCTTCGGATgtaaaatcaaatacctcatcAATGTCAGCCATGGgtttcttcatcatcttcactTTCGGACGAATAGATTTTATCTGAGATGTCATCCCACTTGCTCTTCCTTTCCTTAGCTACTAGAGCCTTCTgctcatttttctttttgttggaATTCCTTTTGTCATCTCTTCTCGGCTTCCTATAGTCTACTTTAAAGTGTCCTGGTTTATCGTAATTAAAACACTTCAAGTTAGCTTTTGATTCATTTCTAGAGttgtatttatttgaatttgaacttGAGTTAGGAGGATATTGgcttttcttcataaatttgccaaacttcttcacgaaaaGTGACATAACGTCTTTGCTAATTTGCTCAGTTGTCTTTGTGATGGGAGTAGTAGGTGACTCCTCAGTGGTTATTGATGGTTGAGATTGACTGTTCCTCTTCGTTTCTCTAGTTTAGCTCAAACTCGTaagcttttagatcctcgaagAGGTCATGCAGCTCTACTCTACTCAGATCCTTTCACTCCCTCATAGACAAAGTCTTTATATCTCATTCTCTAAGAAGAGCCTTCACCACCTTCATATTTACTTCTCGATTGTTATATGTTTTTCCCAAAGTGGAAAGCTCGATGATAATGCTGGTGAACCTTTCTTCGAAATCCGTCATGATTTCTCTAGATCTTATTTTTATGCTATCGTATTTTTGTGTGGAGACCTTGagtttgttctctttggttttgTCGTTGCCTTCACATAGTTGGGTCAGCTTTTCCCAAATCTCTTTAGCAGAGGTACAAGCCTGGATCTTATTGAACATATTATCATCTAGTGTTTTGTAAAGAATGTCCTTCACCATATTGTCGAggttattcttcttcttctcttcagTAGTCCATTCAGACCTTGGTTTGTCTTTAATCTCAAGAATACCCTCGGTTGAGGTTGTGCTCGTCTGGATCTTTATcgggccatcagtaatgacgtaccacatgtcatcatctatgacGGACAGATGCGCTTGCATTCCTATCTTCCAGATATTGTAGTTTTCCCTCATGAATATGGGGACCTTGTTGATGATAGAAATACTGATGTTTGTTGCCTAGAGAGTAGAAAACCttgctttgataccacttgttggatcGGCGTCAACAACAACTAGTGGGGTTTGAGTGTTGTTGAACGACTATCGACTTCCAATTCGGTTTTAACCTTGTTAGATATTAAGACATGTTTCTATTCCCGTGGCAAATATTTGCGAGCTCTTGAATCAGATTCAAGTGCGATATTACTCGCTAGATTTGAAGTGTATTGATGTCGTATGAATTAGATAGTAATAAATTGACACGGAGTTGTTtctggatgttcggagataaacaactcctacgtcaccccttcttctatttccaaAAGGATACACTAGAAGACTTTAACTTGTATAACCTCTACAAAAGTTCGGTCAGAAACCCAGGACATAACAATGCATGTTATGAACTCATAGctctcactctgttgaacagacactctctgttcaacttacaacgtTTAATATGCTTAACATATATTatagtagtttctctctcttagCTTATCTCAATAGGAAATACGGAGTATGTGAATTACAACTTGAATAGTGAGAGAGTAAAATAGTAAGAACTGCTTGGAGAACCTTGGGGTCTTCTTTATTAAGATCCACTTATATATAATAGTCACAGTCACTTTGCATTTAATGTTGTCGTGTTGTAGAGATCCGCGTGCTGATGTAGCGTAGCTCTACTTGAGTGTTGTGGCCGCACTTGAGTATCATAGCCCTACTTTAATGGCGTGTGACTATTGAGCTTCTTAAAAGGTTTGTATTAATGATACATGGTAGTTAATGCAACAGTCAAATCTAAATATTGACATGTGGCATTATTCCGTTGTTTACTGTGCATGTTGATGTGGCAGTCTACCGCTTGTCGGGTGAAGAACAAGGAAGATGAATgggcgcttcttcagaccagagcgtCTGTTAAAGCATAGACGTctgttagcgcttcttcagaccatagcgtctgttgaagcctagacATATGTTAAAGCTTAGAcgtctgctagcgcttcttcaaacAAGAGCGTCTATTGAAGCCTAGTCGtttgctagcgcttcttcagaccagagcgtttgttgaagcctagacgtcttCTAGCGCTTTTTCAGACTAGAGTGTCTTCTGAAGCCTAGACatctgctagcgcttcttcagaccagagcatttgttgaagcctagacgtctgctAGTACTTCTTCAGACCATCCGTCTGATTGACATACGTCTTATGAGTTGTGCATGTGCAAATACAATCTACACAACTTAATTTTATTCACAAATGCATCCTTAAAGCTTTATGtgaacacatcattaaaatcatGTTGTATTGATTAAACTAGTTCTTATTCACCTGAGTTTATTCTAATCAATTTACACggtttccttaattaatttattctaacaaatatatttttggaaataagagataaacttatattatcatagaatataaaaattagtaatatatattcaaataataaaattaaattaaatataataagagataaaatatattatcatagaatataataaattagtatataaaaatacattatatatataaccaacaatcttagtcatataaattatatatgtatacacaaaattataattataaatcaacAATCTTAGTGGTTtagtggttaaagtgttcatgAGACATGATCAAGACTATGTTTCAAATCCCATTATGCGCAACTAttgaatgagatggttggttaagTTGATTGAGGGTTGGTAAAAGAGATTAGTAATGTTGgtggagatggttgatttgaccgaagtaGAGATTAAAAATATCGATGGAATGGATAagtgtggaatgagatggtgtGATTAGCTGAAGTGAGGATAAGAAAAGTTgggttgtatattgtaaaatatgtgaggagattggttgtttgatcaaaataaatgtaAGGTCTCAAGAAAAGAAAGGTCAGTTGAGATTGGTGGATAAATAttgaatgagatggttggttagttCAAGTGAAAATAAGGTCATGATATGAGAGTTCAATTGGGGATTGGTGGGCCAAAGTGAGTGTAAAAGAATTTGATAATGCTAAAGATGGTTGTaaactttatttgtttattttttttcttttgtttatttttttcttatctttttccgtgtgcatcgcaatacatagtatatataataatacaatgttataaagaaagaaataaagtaaaatgtatgaagaacgaaatcaccgatttgAGAGGATGATTTGAAGCATGTGcttaacacatttcccttaaaacggTTTCATTGTCTCTCATTGTGTTGGAATTTATCGCAAATGACTGTCTCCcaaggtacaacgaatctagtaatGATTCAATATTGAAATCAATACGCATCGAACTTGACAAAGCACCTGAATCGATCAACGGGATTGAACGGAAATATGTCGaatcaagaactcaaagaaCACTTAGTTGAGTAAAGAACTCGAATAACACttaagaaaacaaagaaaaagacTTTTTGAATTCTCAAGATATAATGAGATGAATGAAAAAGAGATTTTTCGAATATGAGGAGATATATATAGCtggaaattaaattatcaaatggTAATAGAAACGAAAAATAGCAACTGtcttaaaaatcattattattgacACATTTACATCAACGATTTTTAAAGCGGTTGCTACACTAATATATATCGGGAATCTATTTCACATAAaacaaagttattatatatttaattatatatatttttattgtaaaatattagtataattAGGGGTGTTTATCGGTGCAATTTTTGAGTTCATCGGTTCGGGTTCGGGttgtttgtattttattataattaattcgTAAACTAAATTTGAGTAAATTCTAATTAAACtgaatcaaattcaaattagattttcggttcgaattcgaattaaatatgatttttttatatattatataataaattatatataattatttaattttatgtaataaattatataatatataattaaaataattaataaaaaatgaattttgtttttggtttggATTTGGTTTTCAAGTCCAACTCCAACTCAAATCAAAAactgtattttaattttaaattgtcgaATCTCAAATCAATATAAAACACCTTAAGACACCCTACTACATGactttatatcaaattaaaaaaaaaaacacatatttagtcaattatctttttctttttaattaataaatattttgtttagtaaACAAATCACAATCACTGAAACTTGCATCCCCATTTATCATTGGGTTTGACAATGATCtcaatacttttatttatttttttggtaaggggggatgattttatttatagataattAAGTACAAAAACAAACACTAACGGAAAGGAAAAACTTTGTTCAAGCAACAAAATGACAACATTTTCAAtaggaaaacaaaatttataaataccaTTTTATGTGAAATACTGTCTAAATTTAGAACTTTGGCTTGTGGATGGATACTCCTCTTAGCTTGTTTTGTCTAcaaaaatttgattaataaaaaattagatttaagatttgtttaaaaaaatattatatattatttatttaaaatataaatttaataaaaataaatatattgataattttaatggataaataaagtgattttataattaatattatattaacttaataaagagaatttttttaaaaaaaacttaaagaaaactttaaaatcccaaaatatttaaaataaaaccagCACCAAAACTATGATTGAAAAGGTGTGGAAGAAACCACTGAAAATCTATATGTCTATTCATCTTTGTTTCACTTTTTCCCactatattcatattttttatttcacttcTTATAATATTCACATTctattaattacatatttcttttataaacttattaattacaagAAAATGTATTAACAAatatccatgatctctatttttgAAATTCGAGTAGAgaacaaatctaaaaaatattttgaagtttaGTATGAAACTGGAAAAATTGTCTGAATGTATCAAACCGAAGTAAATAGCCCAAATTTGATTCAAACTAAGAAACATTTCAATTCATATGTATAATACAAAAGCACTTAGCCATTTCGTTAGTATTTTGGGAAATCATTGTATATGGACCAAATAATGGAGAAAAGCAAACACATCAAGGATAAaaattgaagtgcatcctagaaATTATTTACCAGCAAAGATTACCGTAGTTGATAGAAGAGTCAAACCTATGGATATGGATATTACATATAAATGGAGACCAAACAGATGAGCGTTGTGTAATACTTTTGAATAATCTAGTAATAAATGTGTAGAAGTAATTGAAGAACAATAAGAAAAGCGAAAAATTTCATTGAAAGAATGAGAAAGGTGAAACTAAAgaatcaaaaaatcaaaaaatcagAATGAAAAAGCTAAAGATAAAGATGCAGAGGATAGGAATGATGAagaattaaggaaaaaaaaaaagataaagaatcagagaaagaagaagaataagaatcagacgatgaaaaagaagaaaaatcagataatgaaaaagagaaaaatcaggaaatgaaagtaaaggaaaatcaagaaagaaagtaaagaaagTGATAagtaatgaaaaaaatgaagataaaacTGTAAAAGTACACCGAATCAAATCAGacaaaaatcaaagaaatgaattttttcacaaaaaaataatttatcaatttgtGCTACAACAGTGTTACTAATCTTATCTAGTTACAAATATACACTTATAtctatattataacaatataattcaAGATTAATTCAAGAGATACACTactaaaatcaaagaaaatctTCTCATACTCCTGTGAAGTGTGTGATGATCAAATCTTTTTTACAACGTTGATCATTTCATGTTTGTATTCGAGTGTTTTTTTGCGATAGAATACAACGAAACTTGAACACAAATAAACcattataataactaattttgtTATTGACTCCCttagtatataatatactaataacTTTATTCTGTGAAATAAATActcgatttttattttactaattgaTCTCGATCCATATATCTATTTCTAatcatatgaatatttaatcgggtagtaaaaatatataataattttgttgtatCGGGTAgtcaaataaatatgattgtAAAAATTTACAGTTCATGAAAACAAAAAGACATAACATAACCAATTATTACTTAGAAAATGTTAAAGAGATAACTTTGTTGTTACTATATATGtcgaaaaaaaattaaaaaagttttttaaaattaaagaaagagatgagaatttttttttaaataaaaaagaaaataaagaaataacattattattaaaaaaaattaaaaagattaagAATAATATCTCATTAGAGATAAAGAATCTTATTgagattattaaaaaataaaattgaatgaagTGTAGATATTTGTGATTAGACACGTGAAAAGTCACATTATcccttaattaaacaaatattgtatttttaatattaatataatcgaGTATCAGGTTTAGTTTTCGCATACTCCTCATCCCTTAACCAGACAATCAAGTACATTATTTCACTCCTCATGCCCGACCCCGACCATTGGATAGCATAATACAATGCTTCACAACTGGCCATCAAAAGGGTGAAAAATATAACATGTGAAGGCATCCCTAACAAGCATGCTTGATTCTATTCACAGCTAGCCATCAAAAGGGTGAAAATATATAACATGTGAAGGCATCCTTAACAAGCATGCTTGATTCTAACAAAAAGTTCAAAAACTGCTTCCGTTTAGCCCCTCACCCTTCCTGTTTATCATTGTTTGGCAACATTTTTAAGCACTTAAATGAATGGAGAGAATTGACGATAGCTTGATCTTGTGTACTTTCTTCGAATCCTTGGGCTGAAATAGAAATGCGGCACTTGACTTAACTGTTATTTCTTTCCAATCTGAAGTAGAGGCCCTTTCATTTCGGTAGTCACGAAACAAGTATACAACTTGAAGCCTGGAAGGAGCTACATTTGAAATAGGACAGAAATAAATGGTAGAGAGGACTTGAGAATAAACAAACTGTAATCAGATGGCTTATAGCATACACAGTTATTCAGGAGTCATAAAAATAATGCAGACAACTACTTGTGATAAAATTCTTTTAACATAAACAATTGAATATTGAAcctttttgaaaatattgttgCTGGAACTGAATTTGTACATTTctaattgtttgatttttctatattataaatatgtatattatgactattttcaatcaaattatagATAATAAGATAGAGTGCATTTTGAGACCCGAGTTTATTTCATGGGTGGCTAACAACCTAACATGACCCCTTTAAATCAGAGTGTTTTTAGTGGTGATCGAACCCGAAACATTTAATTTCTTAGGTAAAACCCTTGTAACTTGAGCAGGTGAGttataataaatgattatttaattatgttgcAACTAAGACATCGTAACAGTGTTTTTGTTTTCAGTCTTTGAGggaattgaatttttaaaagtgaGTTTcgagattaaaaaatattccaggttctcaaaagatttttttctttctttttttagtgTGTTTGGGAGAGGATTAGGTTTTTTGAAAAGCAAACTAtccaatcaaatatatttacaaatcttatatatttagataactAGTATTATTGGAACTACTTCACCAATTCAGGATGCCTGATGGATGAGTTATTGAATAACAAGTTATTAGTGATCAtctttacaatatttattaattgaaacttaattattttaatccaaCTTTTCCTAAGAATATAGACCCAACCAAACGAAACCAATAaagtttttagaaaataaattgcCAAACAGACTTCCCTACTCAGGACCACATGCTTAAAAGTCTACATCCTTATgctttaaaatattaaccacTTTCAGTTTACTCAATAGGGGGTCATTAATGCGGCATTAATCATGTGGTCATCCTCCCTATTATATAGTGCTAGTAAGTGAGaaataaatttacttaattattaCTTTACTACTGAGGCTGAAATCAATCAATTTTCCATAATGCAGGTTAGTGGAAGTTACCTAGTCCAAACATACTGGTAGTCATTTGGATCATCAGACGACTGACTTTGGATCTCTTAATATTTTTCAGCAGCATGGTATCTTCATCATTTCCTTTGAATTCTAGAAAATCTCCAAGAAGATATTTGTTACCTTTAAGCTCCAACCTGTAAaaccaattaactaattacTTTCTGTATTTTATGACCATTTGTCAACCAACATACTGATCAACCACAATAGCCAACAAAATATCAGTCATAACCGATACAGATGAACCCTCTATTAATGTGATCCCTCACCTAAAAACCCTACTAAATAGAGGAATAGAGGGTATTTTTTGGCCAACCTGTCCCACATTGGAGCAGTGCGAAGGGTGAAGTTGAGCTTCTGATGAATTGATTTCTCCATTTCTTTGCTCCGACTTAAAAATGTGCCCTTTATCCATCCAGAAAGTGTAGTCTTAGCCTCAGGTTTCAGTTGAACCCATTGGTCATAGCTCACAAACTCCGGTGGAAAAGAGTTCGATGAAATTACTCTGCAAAAATATAGTAGATTGGCATGGAAACTAATATAAACAGAAAAGAGAAAACACATGCATGGTGAGGTTCTAAAATTTGATCACTGAAAGTTCATGGTTTAGTGTTTTGCCAAGACTAAGGTCCTTCAAAAAAGACAAAAGAATCCAAAACAAGTTCATCCTCACTCTTTAATCTTTTAAGCTTGAACCATGGggtttttatgttatttttattaaatggctACAATACTATGTGAAAAAGAAACTGACGAGCCTAAAAATATGTCCAGACATCATTCTATAAATAACATGTCAAATAACCTTTGGTTTGACACACAAGATGAATTACTTAATTTAGACCCATCAATGAATATATGTTAgtgcatatatatttaaacttttagATTCAGCATGTGATTTAACAAAGCATGAACTATTGCAAATTTTACATACTGGAATTTTACAACTTTGCAAGACAAATATCCCTCTGGAAGAGGCACTCCTCTTTGTTCAAGATAGGACTCTAGAATGGCAACTTGCTGCTTTGTTTCTGCTACCTGAGAAGAAAAGTCAAATTAAAACCATTGAGAACAAGAGTCACATCACACCAACACAGTTTTTTATGTATCATGTGATCAAACGTATAAGATTAAGCTCTAAGAAAAAATTTAACCCGTTTCAACACAAATTAACACTAATGAGGAAGCTAACATATTCTTTGCAGATCTTCTCATTGTGGCTCAAGCTGATGTAGACTTTATTAATACAagaaacatttattatattctcTAGTCTTACATGTCTAAATATTAACGAGGAAAAAAGTCAATTGTTCTATGGTGGTATTGAAGAGGAAATGAAGGCGAGGATCTACTCTATCATGGGAATTCAGGAAGGAAAGTTGCCAGTCCGTTTTCTTGGTGTTCCACTCTTATCAAAGCAGCTACAGATTATTCATTGCAGGCCACTCATTGAGAAGATCAAAAACACAATTGCAGAATGGGATACAAAGAAACTTTCTTGAGCAGGGAGGATTGAGCTGTCAAGAAGTACTATCATGTTCTCAAATTAAAAACATTGAGAATAAGAGCAACATCACAAAAACACAGTTTTTTAAGTATCATGTGATCAAACCTATCAGATTAAGCTCCAAGACAAAATTTAACCCCTTTCGGCACAGATTAACACTAATGAGgaatttttcccaaaaaaaaaacactaacgAGGAAGCTAACATATTCTTTGCAGATCTTTTCATTGTGGCTCAAGCTGATGTAGACTCTATTAAAACTATACAAGAAACATTTATTATACTCTCTAGTCTTACATGTCTAAATAATAACGAGGAAAAAAGTCGATTGTTCTATGGTGGTATTGAGGAGGAAATGAAGGTGAGGATCTACTCTATCATGGGAATTCAGGAAGGAAAGTTGCCAGTCCATTATCTTGGTGTTCCACTCTTATCAAAGCAGCTACAGATTATTCATTGCAGGCCACTCATTGCGAATATCAAAAACACAATTGCAGGATGGGGTACAATGAAACATTCTTGAGCAGGGAGGATTGAGCTGTCAAGAAGTACTATCATGGGAATTCAAAACTTTTGGGGTCAACCTTTCATCCTCCCAAAAAACGTGATGAAGGAATTAAGAATTGTGAGGGATGGTATAAGGCATTGAACATCAAGCATTTATGGGCATTGCTATGAAGAAGGATTctctatgggtcaaatgggttaACTCAAtgtttatgaaaaatgatatcAATTTCTGGACTAAAGAAGGAGATGTCTTGGTACATAAAAAAGATCATGAAAACAATAAGTATTGCAATGAAACTGATTGAGTTTGAGATTGGGAGtggaagaaatattttattttggcaTGACCCATGGTTTgaaaatcaatcaatcataCTGAAACCGGAATTTCAAAATGTTAGGGAATTTGTTGATGGGAATGGAATGAGATCTTATGGCAATCAAGCGAGGGTATCAGAATTCTAAAAACAATTGTATTTTTAAGGATTGTTGAGGATAAGAGAGATACATGGAAATTGATTGGTGAAGAAGAAGGCAGATTTAAGAAGGAAATACTTCTTTTTAAGGATTGTTGAGGATTTAGAGGAATGTTTCAAGAAGTTACATGGTGGAAGCTTGTTTGGTCCCAGATACCAATTACTCTCTGGCTTGCGTTTCACGGAAGATTGATGACTAGAgagaaagttaaaataaaattgaagattGATGATGTTAGCTGTCTATTGTATGATTGAAGATGAATTTCTTGAGCACTTATTCTTCAAATGCCCAATCTCTTCCCAAGTTTGGCTGAAGGTGGTGAACTGCATAATGGCCATGAATGTTCCATTAGATTGGCAAGGCATCAAGGACTACATGGTTAGGAAAATGAAGGCCAATATTTTTAATCAAGCGTTTTTAAGTGGTCGAATAGTCAAAAGGGTGGAATATCAACATCAATGAAGTCACAAAGTTTGAAAGATTTAAAGGTTAATTTTATTGTCATGAATTCATTTGTTTCTTTGTCATGTCAAATTATTTGTTGAACTCATAAAATTGTTTGGTCTGGTGTGGCCTATGCAAAGTGTTATGCATTTGGtcatttattaatgtttgaattgTTGAAAGCAAAAGTCTGTTTTGCTTCAACcaaaactttattttcttttgagatttaataaaataatgctgtcatttcccaaaaaaaaacagTAATAAACACTAATGAGGAAGCTAGGTCTTCTTTAACTATATGTTCagcagaaaaaaaaaagtataatgaGTAGGGAGTTGATCCAGGGAAGATTATGAAGACAAGACCGTTGTTTCTTTTATTCTTCAACTTTGTTTCTGTTTCAATGTTGTTTATATTTTAGGGCTTGTATGTTTGTTAGTTGTGGTTGTAATTTTGTGTGAGAACATCTTTTGGTTTTACTTCCTTTCAAAACATTTGTAAGGTTCCTTTGGATTTAAGTAAACGGTTTccatttcccaaaaaaaatcgTAGAGTGGTTATGAGGATGGCGGTTAGCAGTAGAATTGTATAAATAGATAATGAGTTGTTTAGTTGTTAAAGTTGAAAATTTAGTTGATAAATCTATTCCCCTCCTCTTAGTTATCTCTTCGTAGTTGGAGTAGTGGTTG
This is a stretch of genomic DNA from Impatiens glandulifera chromosome 4, dImpGla2.1, whole genome shotgun sequence. It encodes these proteins:
- the LOC124935161 gene encoding uncharacterized protein LOC124935161 — encoded protein: MRENYNIWKIGMQAHLSVIDDDMWYVITDGPIKIQTSTTSTEGILEIKDKPRSEWTTEEKKKNNLDNMVKDILYKTLDDNMFNKIQACTSAKEIWEKLTQLCEGNDKTKENKLKVSTQKYDSIKIRSREIMTDFEERFTSIIIELSTLGKTYNNREVNMKVVKALLRE
- the LOC124936923 gene encoding uncharacterized protein LOC124936923 — encoded protein: MYHLLCCSSIKFSENIQVTVQSDFPIRIQYLIMWVKIVYGYIIYKLFRRFLYDDHDGLLQVETTNSNAFFSVTERLEKRYGGKAYVGLRIPDAESGSRRDIDMVLVNKGEAVVISIQKQSGIALGDAGGNWVSTAHKTKLQPDPVAETKQQVAILESYLEQRGVPLPEGYLSCKVVKFQVISSNSFPPEFVSYDQWVQLKPEAKTTLSGWIKGTFLSRSKEMEKSIHQKLNFTLRTAPMWDRLELKGNKYLLGDFLEFKGNDEDTMLLKNIKRSKVSRLMIQMTTSMFGLAPSRLQVVYLFRDYRNERASTSDWKEITVKSSAAFLFQPKDSKKVHKIKLSSILSIHLSA